A genome region from Bradyrhizobium commune includes the following:
- a CDS encoding c-type cytochrome codes for MSIWSNSVLRRSTASLALATAAIALLCAAGPAGATGNAARGQTLYKGCADCHSINENGVGPMHKGVVGRKAGSVAGYDYSPDLKNSGIVWTEDNLDKWLTGPQAMVPETKMFFDVPDAQDRADIIAYLKDKAR; via the coding sequence ATGAGCATCTGGTCGAATTCCGTTCTCCGGCGAAGCACTGCAAGCCTGGCTCTCGCCACTGCTGCGATCGCGCTTCTGTGCGCAGCCGGCCCCGCCGGCGCGACCGGCAATGCCGCGCGCGGCCAGACGCTCTACAAGGGCTGCGCAGACTGTCACTCGATCAACGAGAACGGGGTCGGCCCGATGCACAAGGGCGTGGTCGGCCGCAAGGCGGGCAGCGTCGCCGGCTACGATTACTCGCCCGATCTGAAGAATTCAGGGATCGTCTGGACCGAGGACAATCTCGACAAATGGCTGACCGGGCCGCAGGCCATGGTGCCTGAAACCAAGATGTTCTTCGACGTGCCGGATGCACAGGATCGCGCCGATATCATCGCGTATTTGAAGGACAAGGCGCGGTAA